From the genome of Triticum aestivum cultivar Chinese Spring chromosome 3B, IWGSC CS RefSeq v2.1, whole genome shotgun sequence, one region includes:
- the LOC123065142 gene encoding uncharacterized protein, whose amino-acid sequence MHLAADYPHRGGGRLGLGPFAAAVFRTDNRRRAIAGGAVLASALLLVATPRLRHSPALHLFADMRNLLGVPNTLNVLTAYPLLLAGVPGLILCLFGGGCFGISLRWEALGWFLFYVGNVGAAFGSAYYHLKPDDDRLIWDRLPMMMSASSLLSILVIERVDERAGLSCLISLLSLLLVSSACERILDDMRLWVVLNLVPCVAIPAMLFLFPPKYTHSRFWFLATGFYLLARFEGLADRKVYSVNRYFISGHSLEHLCFAMVTLILTVMLSFRNIKIARDS is encoded by the exons ATGCATCTCGCCGCCGACTACCCCCACCGCGGCGGTGGCCGCCTCGGCCTAGGGCCATTCGCGGCAGCCGTGTTCCGCACCGACAACCGTCGCCGTGCGATTGCAGGCGGCGCCGTCCTCGCCTCGGCGCTGCTTCTCGTGGCCACACCACGACTCCGCCACTCGCCGGCGCTCCACCTCTTCGCCGACATGCGCAACCTACTCGGCGTGCCCAACACCCTCAACGTGCTCACCGCCTACCCGCTTCTCCTTGCTGGAGTACCAGGACTTATCCTGTGCCTCTTCGGCGGTGGATGCTTCGGCATAAG CTTAAGGTGGGAAGCCTTGGGATGGTTCCTCTTCTATGTGGGGAATGTAGGGGCAGCATTTGGCTCAGCTTACTATCACCTCAAGCCAGATGATGACCGGTTAATTTGGGACAGGTTGCCG ATGATGATGTCGGCCTCCTCGCTTTTGTCGATATTGGTAATTGAAAGAGTTGATGAGAGGGCCGGGTTATCTTGTTTGATCTCGCTCTTGTCTCTTTTACTGGTGAGCAGTGCGTGTGAAAG GATTCTTGATGATATGCGCCTGTGGGTAGTTTTAAACCTGGTTCCTTGTGTTGCCATTCCTGCAATGCTATTCTTGTTCCCGCCAAAGTATACACACTCAAGATTTTGGTTTCTTGCTACAG GCTTTTACCTTCTGGCAAGATTCGAAGGCCTTGCCGACAGAAAGGTTTACAGTGTGAATAGATATTTCATTAGCGGTCATTCCTTGGAGCACCTTTGCTTCGCCATGGTTACATTGATACTTACTGTGATGCTATCCTTCAGAAATATTAAGATCGCCAG GGACTCGTGA
- the LOC123069197 gene encoding phosphopantothenoylcysteine decarboxylase has protein sequence MATRKQPSQGATPDAAAAQPRRPRVLVAASGSVAAIKFEILCRSLAEWADVRAVATASSLHFIDRESFPSGVALLTDADEWSAWGRIGDEVLHIELRKWADAMLIAPLSANTLAKIAGGQCDNLLTCVVRAWDYSKPIYVAPAMNTFMWDNPFTRRHLDAVAGLGVSLIPPVTKRLACGDYGNGAMAEPTEICRTLRLFFGSQEPL, from the exons ATGGCCACGCGAAAGCAGCCGTCGCAGGGCGCGACGCCGGACGCTGCCGCTGCCCAGCCTCGGAGGCCCCGCGTCCTGGTCGCCGCCTCCGGCAGCGTGGCGGCGATCAAGTTCGAGATCCTCTGCCGGAGCCTCGCCGAGTGGGCCGACGTCCGGGCGGTGGCGACGGCCTCGTCCCTACACTTCATCGACAGGGAGTCGTTCCCAAGCGGCGTCGCCCTCCTCACCGACGCCGACGAGTGGTCCGCCTGGGGGAGGATCGGCGACGAGGTCCTGCACATCGAGCTGCGCAAGTGGGCCGACGCCATGCTCATCGCGCCGCTCTCGGCAAACACCCTGGCCAAG ATCGCCGGCGGGCAGTGCGACAACCTCCTGACGTGCGTGGTGCGCGCGTGGGACTACAGCAAGCCCATCTACGTCGCGCCGGCCATGAACACCTTCATGTGGGACAACCCCTTCACCAGGCGCCACCTCGACGCTGTCGCCGGCCTCGGCGTCTCCCTCATCCCTCCGGTGACCAAGCGGCTCGCCTGCGGGGACTACGGCAACGGCGCCATGGCAGAGCCCACCGAGATCTGCAGGACCCTCAGGCTCTTCTTCGGTTCACAAGAGCCACTCTGA
- the LOC123069196 gene encoding uncharacterized protein isoform X2 encodes MRVSHLVLLAISVILSRQVPPQSPQPSLPLAGGGGKKRKHPRRKQEGMDRTAKLGAVEEEKGPTPNTLLLPRLSGPMKQRITKEYRRLFGAFGGIEEFFHQVHEFLNTLVDARDELLQKSENTRRSITIRKAMLSNSRNGRSSHDHLRLCQQVGKLEFEYERLKKDASIYHNLHEQLQLSSCYKLMEESNDEAEKKIREAAFAKGVRDTAFEDLLAVEKKDDAFWRRHGKLRSISDSM; translated from the exons ATGCGGGTTTCCCATCTCGTCCTCCTTGCTATTAGTGTCATCCTGTCCCGTCAGGTCCCACCTCAATCACCCCAACCATCATTGCCACTTGCTGGTGGTGGTGGGAAGAAGAGAAAACAcccgaggaggaagcaggagggcATGGATCGCACAGCTAAGTTGGGGGCTGTTGAGGAGGAAAAGGGGCCAACACCGAACACCTTGCTCCTCCCCCGGTTGAGTGGTCCAATGAAACAAAGGATCACCAAGGAGTATCGTCGGTTGTTTGGGGCTTTTGGTGGTATTGAAGAATTCTTTCACCAG GTCCATGAGTTTCTTAACACTCTTGTAGATGCGAGGGACGAACTACTACAAAA GTCTGAGAACACCCGAAGAAGCATCACAATAAGGAAGGCCATGTTATCTAACAGTCGTAATGGTAGGTCTTCACATGACCACCTTCGCCTATGTCAACAG GTGGGTAAGTTGGAATTTGAATATGAAAGACTAAAGAAAGATGCCAGCATTTACCATAATCTTCATGAGCAGCTTCAGCTGTCATCGTGCTACAAACTG ATGGAGGAGAGCAACGATGAAGCGGAGAAGAAAATCCGTGAAGCAGCCTTCGCCAAAGGGGTACGCGATACCGCTTTCGAGGACCTGCTGGCCGTGGAGAAGAAGGATGACGCCTTCTGGCGTCGTCACGGGAAGCTGAGGTCGATCTCGGACAGCATGTAG
- the LOC123069196 gene encoding uncharacterized protein isoform X1, translated as MDLPLALAALLLLLLVLLAAPPAALLIALHLNRRRRLTPPEPAAAALEPSAPAEENEGGKEKRRRRRARRKQQQKQGGDGALSQAAGGGGDDALPPRPRFPLASVAGALQRRITARYDELARASQAQSLTIDQVHEFLNTLVDARDELLQKSENTRRSITIRKAMLSNSRNGRSSHDHLRLCQQVGKLEFEYERLKKDASIYHNLHEQLQLSSCYKLMEESNDEAEKKIREAAFAKGVRDTAFEDLLAVEKKDDAFWRRHGKLRSISDSM; from the exons ATGGACTTGCCGCTAGCCCTCGCAgctctactcctcctcctcctagtgctcCTCGCTGCCCCGCCGGCGGCGCTCCTCATTGCCCTCCACctgaaccgccgccgccgcctaacgccgcccgagccggcggCCGCGGCGCTCGAGCCGAGCGCGCCGGCCGAGGAGAACGAGGGCGGGAaggagaagaggcggcggcgcagggcgaggcggaagcagcagcagaagcagggcGGCGACGGGGCCCTCTCgcaggcggcaggcggcggcggggacgacgcGCTGCCGCCGCGGCCGCGGTTCCCGCTCGCCTCGGTGGCCGGCGCACTGCAGCGGCGGATCACCGCGCGGTACGACGAGCTCGCGCGGGCCAGCCAGGCCCAGTCCCTCACCATTGACCAG GTCCATGAGTTTCTTAACACTCTTGTAGATGCGAGGGACGAACTACTACAAAA GTCTGAGAACACCCGAAGAAGCATCACAATAAGGAAGGCCATGTTATCTAACAGTCGTAATGGTAGGTCTTCACATGACCACCTTCGCCTATGTCAACAG GTGGGTAAGTTGGAATTTGAATATGAAAGACTAAAGAAAGATGCCAGCATTTACCATAATCTTCATGAGCAGCTTCAGCTGTCATCGTGCTACAAACTG ATGGAGGAGAGCAACGATGAAGCGGAGAAGAAAATCCGTGAAGCAGCCTTCGCCAAAGGGGTACGCGATACCGCTTTCGAGGACCTGCTGGCCGTGGAGAAGAAGGATGACGCCTTCTGGCGTCGTCACGGGAAGCTGAGGTCGATCTCGGACAGCATGTAG